A genomic window from Streptomyces mirabilis includes:
- a CDS encoding YtxH domain-containing protein, with the protein MRYRLTFAAGLALGYVLGTRAGRERYEQLKKSARQVAQNPAVRNTAETAAQQGREIAGKAFHTVGEKVGDHVPDSVTARVRSLRERNTNGTREDDWGTSNT; encoded by the coding sequence ATGCGCTACCGGCTCACATTCGCCGCCGGACTGGCTCTGGGTTACGTGCTCGGCACGCGCGCCGGGCGCGAGCGCTACGAACAGCTGAAGAAGTCCGCGCGCCAGGTCGCGCAGAACCCCGCGGTGCGCAACACCGCCGAGACCGCCGCCCAGCAGGGGCGCGAGATCGCGGGCAAGGCGTTCCACACGGTCGGCGAGAAGGTGGGCGACCACGTCCCCGACTCGGTCACCGCCCGCGTCCGCTCGCTGCGCGAACGCAACACCAACGGCACCCGCGAGGACGACTGGGGCACCAGCAACACGTAG
- a CDS encoding FGGY family carbohydrate kinase, whose protein sequence is MGIVAGLDSSPDFTRIVVCDTDTGAVLRQGYAPHPVETTEGGGRPSDVDPQAWLLSLGEAAGGGLLEGVQAIGVSAQQNALVPMDTQGNTVRPAMVGGDKRAQVAAADLVDALGGREAWAQAVGHVPQAAQPVTKLRWLNKTEPDAALRTAVLLQAHDWLVWQLLGRPMRRTTDRGGASGTGYWSAATGGYRPDLVELALGHQATLPDVLGPSEAAGTTPEGLLISAGTGETMAAAFGLGIGLGDAVVSLGASGSVMAVHPEALVDASGMITSLADATGMHLPVVTTLNAVRTLRGAVELLGLPDLESLSELAMKSTPGSHGLVLLPYLEGERTPNLPHTAGTLAGLRRESMRPEHLARAAFEGMLCGLADALDVLRGRGVDVRRVFLLGAAAELPAVQAAAPALFGAQVVVPQPADYAALGAARQAAWALGVSQGTLDPQLPPVWQGAVAQILEPGEELAVGQAVRQQYVSVREQTHPGAFRS, encoded by the coding sequence ATGGGGATAGTCGCCGGGTTGGACAGTTCGCCCGATTTCACTCGTATCGTCGTCTGCGACACGGACACGGGAGCCGTGCTCAGGCAGGGATATGCCCCGCATCCGGTGGAAACCACCGAGGGCGGCGGCCGTCCTTCCGATGTCGATCCACAGGCCTGGCTGCTGTCCCTGGGCGAGGCGGCAGGCGGTGGGCTCCTCGAAGGCGTGCAGGCCATCGGCGTCTCCGCGCAGCAGAACGCGCTCGTTCCGATGGACACGCAGGGCAACACGGTGCGGCCGGCCATGGTGGGCGGTGACAAGCGCGCACAGGTCGCCGCCGCCGATCTCGTCGACGCGCTCGGCGGGCGCGAGGCATGGGCCCAGGCCGTGGGCCACGTACCGCAGGCCGCCCAGCCGGTGACCAAGCTGCGCTGGCTGAACAAGACCGAGCCCGACGCCGCGCTGCGCACCGCCGTGCTGCTGCAGGCGCACGACTGGCTGGTGTGGCAGTTGCTCGGGCGGCCGATGCGGCGGACCACCGACCGGGGCGGAGCCTCCGGAACCGGCTACTGGTCGGCTGCGACCGGCGGCTACCGGCCGGATCTCGTCGAGCTCGCGCTCGGCCACCAGGCCACGCTGCCCGACGTGCTGGGCCCGTCCGAGGCGGCGGGGACGACACCCGAGGGACTGCTGATCTCCGCGGGCACCGGAGAGACCATGGCCGCGGCCTTCGGGCTCGGTATCGGGCTCGGGGACGCGGTCGTGTCCCTCGGCGCCTCCGGGTCCGTGATGGCCGTCCACCCCGAGGCGCTGGTCGACGCCTCCGGCATGATCACCTCGCTGGCGGACGCGACCGGCATGCACCTGCCGGTGGTGACCACCCTCAACGCCGTACGCACCCTGCGCGGCGCGGTCGAACTGCTCGGCCTGCCCGACCTGGAGAGCTTGTCCGAGCTGGCGATGAAGTCCACGCCGGGCTCCCACGGGCTGGTCCTGCTGCCGTACCTGGAGGGCGAGCGGACCCCGAACCTGCCGCACACCGCCGGGACGCTCGCGGGGCTGCGGCGCGAGTCGATGCGGCCCGAACACCTGGCGCGGGCCGCCTTCGAGGGCATGCTGTGCGGGCTCGCGGACGCGCTGGACGTGCTGCGCGGACGCGGCGTGGACGTACGGCGGGTGTTCCTGCTCGGGGCGGCCGCCGAGCTGCCTGCCGTGCAGGCCGCGGCGCCCGCGCTGTTCGGCGCGCAGGTCGTCGTGCCCCAGCCGGCGGACTACGCGGCGCTGGGCGCGGCCCGTCAGGCGGCCTGGGCCCTCGGCGTCTCACAGGGCACGCTCGACCCCCAACTGCCCCCCGTCTGGCAGGGTGCGGTCGCCCAGATTCTGGAGCCCGGTGAGGAACTGGCCGTGGGTCAGGCCGTACGGCAGCAGTACGTGTCCGTACGGGAACAGACGCATCCGGGGGCGTTCCGGTCATAG
- a CDS encoding extracellular catalytic domain type 1 short-chain-length polyhydroxyalkanoate depolymerase: MSVRDRIRRTCWAALLALPLALFTVPQSASAASLTQVTGFGSNPGSLSMYTYVPDNLPSGAPVVVALHGCTQSASDYYNHSGWPKYADLYGFALVFPQTSSANNANSCFNWYQSGDYTRGQGEALSIKQMVDYAKTQYGSDPSRVYVTGLSAGGAMTSVMLADYPDVFAGGSIDSGIPAGCATDLSSGLTCEYNPVSKTPQQWGDLVRSASGGWSGPWPRVAVWQGSGDSTVNPANATESRDQWTNVRGIGQTPSSTTTLTGGTTQDVYNDANGDPAVETFTVSGMTHGLAVNPGSGTDQCGTTGTYYLDYICSSYYTAKFWGLDGTSGGGTGALPAPTGLTVTGTTDTSASLSWNAVSGAASYNIYRGGTRTGSTTSTSYTDTGLASGTGYSYTVAAVDSSGRAGAADTAVTATTTGFPPQCFTANNYNQVAAGRAHQSGGYTYANGSQQKMGLYNTFTTHTLEETATGYYVIADSGCPA; encoded by the coding sequence ATGTCGGTTCGTGACCGCATCCGTAGAACCTGCTGGGCCGCGCTGCTGGCCCTGCCGCTCGCCCTGTTCACCGTGCCGCAGAGCGCGTCGGCTGCCTCGCTCACCCAGGTGACCGGCTTCGGTTCCAACCCCGGCAGCCTGTCGATGTACACGTACGTCCCCGACAACCTGCCCTCCGGCGCCCCGGTGGTCGTGGCCCTGCACGGCTGCACCCAGAGCGCGAGCGACTACTACAACCACTCCGGCTGGCCCAAGTACGCCGACCTGTACGGCTTCGCGCTGGTCTTCCCGCAGACCTCCAGCGCCAACAACGCCAACTCGTGCTTCAACTGGTACCAGTCCGGGGACTACACCCGGGGCCAGGGCGAAGCCCTGTCCATCAAACAGATGGTCGACTACGCCAAGACGCAGTACGGCAGCGACCCCAGCCGCGTGTACGTGACGGGGCTGTCCGCCGGCGGCGCCATGACCTCCGTGATGCTCGCCGACTACCCCGATGTCTTCGCGGGCGGCTCCATCGACTCCGGCATCCCGGCGGGCTGCGCCACCGATCTCAGCAGCGGCCTCACCTGCGAGTACAACCCGGTGAGCAAGACCCCGCAGCAGTGGGGCGACCTGGTACGCAGCGCATCGGGCGGCTGGAGCGGACCCTGGCCGCGGGTGGCCGTCTGGCAGGGTTCCGGTGACTCGACCGTCAACCCCGCCAACGCCACCGAGTCCCGCGACCAGTGGACGAACGTCCGGGGCATCGGCCAGACCCCGTCATCGACCACCACGCTCACCGGCGGCACCACCCAGGACGTCTACAACGATGCCAACGGCGATCCTGCCGTCGAGACCTTCACCGTCTCCGGCATGACACATGGCCTCGCCGTGAACCCCGGCTCCGGGACCGACCAGTGCGGCACGACCGGCACGTACTACCTCGACTACATCTGCTCCAGCTACTACACGGCGAAGTTCTGGGGCCTGGACGGCACCTCCGGCGGCGGCACCGGTGCCCTGCCCGCGCCCACCGGGCTGACGGTGACCGGCACCACGGACACCAGCGCCTCACTTTCCTGGAACGCCGTCAGCGGCGCCGCTTCGTACAACATCTACCGCGGCGGTACGAGGACGGGCTCGACGACCTCCACTTCGTACACGGACACCGGACTGGCCTCCGGCACCGGATACAGCTACACCGTCGCCGCCGTCGACTCATCGGGCAGGGCCGGCGCCGCCGACACGGCCGTGACGGCGACCACCACCGGTTTTCCGCCCCAGTGCTTCACCGCGAACAACTACAACCAGGTCGCCGCGGGCCGCGCCCACCAGAGCGGCGGCTACACCTACGCGAACGGCTCCCAACAGAAGATGGGCCTGTACAACACCTTCACCACCCACACCCTCGAGGAGACCGCCACCGGCTACTACGTGATCGCCGACTCCGGCTGCCCCGCCTGA
- a CDS encoding ABC transporter ATP-binding protein, translating into MLIRLLRTYLSPYKKPIALLVLLQFLQTCATLYLPTLNAHIIDNGVVKGDTGYILSFGALMIGISLIQVVCNIGAVYYGARTASSVGRDIRAAVFDRVQSFSAREVGHFGAPSLITRTTNDVQQVQMLTLMTFTLLVSAPIMCVGGIVLALGLDVPLSAVLIAVVPVLGIGVTLIVRRLRPLFRTMQVRLDTVNRVLREQITGNRVIRAFVRDDYEKDRFESANAQLTEVSLGTGRMLALMFPMVMTVVNLSSIAVVWFGAHRIASGGMQIGDLTAFLAYLMQIVMSVMMATFMFMMVPRAEVCAERIEEVLDTSSSVVPPSAPVVELRRHGHLEIRGAGFRYPGAEEPVLKSIELVARPGETTAVIGSTGSGKSTLLGLVPRLFDATDGEVLVDGVDVSTVEPKLLARTVGLVPQKPYLFAGTVATNLRYGNPDATDEELWHALEVAQAKGFVERLENGLDSPIAQGGTNVSGGQRQRLAIARTLVQRPEIYLFDDSFSALDYATDAALRAALSQETAEATVVIVAQRVSTIRDADRIVVLDEGRVVGTGRHHELMADNETYREIVLSQLTEAEAA; encoded by the coding sequence GTGCTCATACGACTGCTTCGGACCTACCTCAGTCCGTACAAGAAACCCATCGCTCTCCTCGTGCTGCTGCAGTTCCTGCAGACCTGCGCAACCCTGTACCTGCCGACCCTGAACGCACACATCATTGACAACGGTGTCGTCAAGGGAGACACGGGTTACATCCTGTCCTTCGGTGCCCTGATGATCGGGATCTCGCTGATCCAGGTCGTCTGCAACATCGGTGCCGTCTACTACGGCGCCCGTACGGCGTCCTCCGTCGGCCGGGACATCCGGGCCGCCGTCTTCGACCGGGTGCAGTCCTTCTCCGCACGCGAGGTGGGCCACTTCGGGGCCCCCTCCCTGATCACCCGCACCACCAATGACGTCCAGCAGGTGCAGATGCTCACGCTGATGACGTTCACCCTGCTGGTGTCGGCGCCGATCATGTGTGTCGGCGGCATCGTGCTGGCCCTCGGCCTGGACGTGCCGCTCTCCGCGGTCCTGATCGCCGTGGTGCCGGTGCTCGGCATCGGAGTGACCCTGATCGTGCGCAGGCTGCGCCCGCTGTTCAGGACCATGCAGGTGCGCCTGGACACGGTGAACCGGGTGCTGCGCGAGCAGATCACCGGCAACCGCGTCATCCGCGCCTTCGTCCGCGACGACTACGAGAAGGACCGCTTCGAGTCCGCCAACGCCCAGCTGACCGAGGTGTCCCTCGGCACCGGCCGGATGCTCGCCCTGATGTTCCCGATGGTCATGACCGTCGTGAACCTCTCGTCGATCGCCGTGGTCTGGTTCGGCGCCCACCGCATCGCCAGCGGCGGCATGCAGATCGGCGACCTGACCGCGTTCCTCGCCTACCTCATGCAGATCGTGATGTCCGTGATGATGGCCACCTTCATGTTCATGATGGTGCCGCGCGCGGAGGTCTGTGCCGAGCGCATCGAAGAGGTCCTGGACACCTCGTCGAGCGTCGTGCCGCCGAGCGCGCCCGTCGTGGAGCTGCGGCGCCACGGCCACCTGGAGATCCGCGGCGCCGGGTTCCGCTACCCGGGTGCCGAGGAGCCCGTCCTGAAGTCCATCGAACTGGTGGCGCGGCCGGGTGAGACGACCGCCGTGATCGGGTCGACGGGCAGCGGCAAGTCGACGCTGCTCGGGCTCGTGCCCCGGCTCTTCGACGCCACCGACGGAGAAGTCCTCGTCGACGGCGTGGACGTGTCGACCGTCGAGCCGAAGCTGCTCGCAAGAACAGTCGGGCTCGTCCCCCAGAAGCCCTACCTCTTCGCGGGGACGGTCGCCACCAACCTCCGCTACGGCAATCCGGACGCGACCGACGAGGAGCTGTGGCACGCGCTGGAGGTGGCGCAGGCCAAGGGCTTCGTGGAGCGGCTGGAGAACGGCCTGGACTCGCCGATCGCGCAGGGCGGCACCAACGTCTCCGGTGGTCAGCGCCAGCGCCTCGCCATCGCCCGCACCCTCGTCCAGCGCCCCGAGATCTACCTCTTCGACGACTCCTTCTCCGCGCTCGACTACGCGACCGACGCGGCACTGCGCGCGGCGCTCTCCCAGGAGACCGCCGAGGCGACCGTGGTGATCGTCGCCCAGCGGGTGTCGACCATTCGGGACGCCGACCGGATCGTGGTCCTCGACGAGGGCCGGGTGGTGGGCACGGGCCGTCACCACGAGCTCATGGCCGACAACGAGACCTATCGGGAGATCGTTCTCTCCCAGCTGACGGAAGCGGAGGCCGCCTGA